The genomic segment GTACGCGACCAAAGTCAAGGGACTGCTCGATCAACTGGGCGTGGGCGGGCGCGTGATCTGGGCCGGTTACCGGCCGCCGGCGGAGATCAGCGCGCTCTGGCGCGCCAGCGATATCGCCGTACTGCCGTATGCGGACGGCGCATCGCTGCGCCGTGGCACGCTGATGGCCGCGCTGGCGCACGGCATGCCGATCGTCTCGACCACGCCGGTGGTCGCCGTCGCGCAGCTACGCGACGGCGAGAATATCGCGTTGGCGCCGCCGGACGATGACGAAGCGCTGGCGGCGCGTGTCGCGCGCCTGATCGCGTCACCGGAGGCGCGCGCGCAACTGGCGCGGGGCGCATACGCGCTGGCACAGGAGTTCACCTGGCCGCGCATCGTAGATCGTCACCTCGAACTGTACCGAACGCTGGGCGTGGCCTTGTAGAGCCGTGCATACCGCCTTGACCGCCGTGCGCGCCCACTGGCCGCTCGCGCTCACCGTCGCGCTATTCGCACTGGTTGCGACGGCGTTCAGCGTCACGACGCCCCTGTTTGAAGGCCCCGACGAGCCGGCGCACTTCGCATACGTCCTGCACCTGGCGCAGGGGCGCGGGCTGCCGCTGCTCTTTGGCCCCGATGCCGCCGGCATCGAGACATTCCAGCCGCCGCTCTACTACCTGATCGCCGCACCGCTCGTGAGTTGGGCGAACCCGAGCGATCTGGACGCCCTGCTGGCGCGCAACCCGCACGCGACGAACGACGCGCTGGCGCTCACCAACCGCAACCTGTTCGTGCATACCACGCGCGAGGCGTTCCCGTACGGCGGCATGGCACTGGCCGTGCATCTGGTCCGCTTGCTCGGCGTGCTGTTCGGCGCGGGCGTGCTGGTGATGACCTATGCGCTGGCGCGCGAGCTGTTCCCACGCGAATGGGCACTGGCGTACGGCGCAGCGGCGTTCGTCGCGTTCGTGCCGCAGTTCGGCTTCACGAGCGGCCTGGTCACGAACGACATCGCCGCGACATTTATCACGACGCTCGGTCTCTGGTACACGCCGCGGCTGGTGCGCCGCATGCCCGCTGTAACATGGCGACAGTTCGCCGCGCTCGGTGTCCTGCTCGGGCTCGCGCCGCTGACGAAGGAGAGCGGGCTGGCGCTCTGGCCGTGCACCGCGCTGGCGCTCGCCGTGCCGGCCCTGCGCCGTCGCGACCTGCGCCTGCTGCTGCGTGCCGGGCTGATCAGCGGTGCGGCCGCGCTGCTCGTGTCGGGCTGGTGGTTCGTCGTGCGCCGCCTGACGCTGGGCTTCTGGTTCGGCAATCCGGCCTCGGCGGGCGCGGGCGAGTTGATGACGCTCGATGGGTTCCTGCAGCAGTGGAACGAGATCGAGATTTCGTTCTGGGGCCTGTTCGGCTGGACGAATGTGCCATTGCCACAGCCGGTGTACGACGGCCTGCGCCTGCTGGTGCTGGCCGGACTGGCCGGGCTGGTCGTCGCGGCGGTCGCGCGCCGCCGTTCGCGCGCCGAGTGGATCGCGCTGGGCGCGCTGGCGGGCTGGGGCGCGGTCGTATTCATTGCCTACGTGCGCTGGCTGTCCGCGACGTTCCAGGCACACGGCCGGCTGCTGTTCCCGGCCCTGCCCGCGCTGGCGATCATCGTGTGCGCGGGTCTGGCGGCGTGGTGGCCGCGCCGCGCCGGTGCGCTGCTGTTCGCCGTCAACGCCGCGCTGTGCGGCCTCTCACTCTGGTCGGCGCTCGTCGTGGTGCCGGCTGCGTACCCGTCGCCGCACTGGGTGCCCGAAAGCGTCTGGGCGCAGGCGCCCGGCCGCGCCCCGGCCAACCTCAGCGGGCAGGTCGAGTTGCTCGGCCACGAGCTGGGCGTGTCGCGCGCCAACGGCGGCCCGTTGCTCAACGTCACCGCCTACTGGCGCGCCACCGTGCCGCTCGACATCGACTACACCGTCACCGTGCAGGTCTTCGATGAGAACGGCCAGCGCATCGGCCATCTCGACACCTACCCCGACAACGGCCTGGCGCTCACGCGCGACTGGCGGCCCGGCGATGTGCTGGCAGACCGCTACCCGGTGGAGATCGACACGGGCGGCCGCACCGTCAACGCCACGGTCGTGATCGGCATGTACGATCTCAAGACGGGCAAAGGCTTGCCGGTCGTGTACGCCGACGGCCGCCGCACCGCCCGCGCCACGCTCGGGCAGATTACGATAGCTCCGTAGCAACGTGTGCGGAAGCCGTTCGCACGCCATCACGATTTGACGTTCAGTGAATCAGCGCGGTATTATCCAAACATTCGCGTCCTCGTTGATGCGTCAATAGGCTTTGAGGGCGATATGCATGTCTGTTGGAGCTTTGTCAAGGCTGTTTGACTTGTTGGTTGAGCGGATGAGCTGAGTTTGCACGTGAATTCCTAATAGAGTTGCTATCATACCCTCCTGTAGTCACGGCAATTGCTGCCACCTCTGCTCGCCCATATTAGCACACAGGGCTTGCTGCGAGGCTAGCCGTCTGGCTCCTTGCACGCAATGGCAACAGCCATGCTAACGCGTCTGGCCACCTGTTCGAGGCCTAGTTCGATGATTGCGCCCTAAGTCCAAAGGAAATCATGTATAAGTGTATAATCGCTGTCAAGGTGAAGAAACCCATTTGCTAGGCTGAATCAAGCAGACACTGTAGATACGATTTGGCCGAGGAAGCACGAGGATATGGTTCCAGCACTGACTAATACAGACAAACTCACTTTCGTTGATCTCTTCTCTGGCGCGGGTGGACTTTCTCTAGGGTTTCTACATTCTGGATTCCAGTGTATTTGTGCTCTTGACAGCAATGCCGCCGCAATAACCACATACCAACATAATTTTAAAGATCAATTTTCTCGCGTGGATATCACCGAAGCCACTGAGTTACCGCTATCAGATGTGATTGTTGGTGGCCCCCCCTGCCAGGGATTCTCTTCAGCCGGACTGCGGCGGCTCGACGACTCGCGCAGTACTTTGGTGCGCGTTTTTTCCGAGTTGATAGTACGCCATAAGCCAAAGGCGTTTGTGTTCGAAAACGTTGAAGGGTTTCTCACCGCCCACAATGGCGATCGCGTATTCGATTTGCTGGGACCATTGGTTGATGCTGGTTATCGTATTCATTTGCGAAAAATCAATGCGGCGAATTATGGAATTCCACAGCATCGCAAAAGAGTCATCGCCGTAGGGGGATTGGGTTGGGATCCCACGTTTCCTGAGCCAACACACATGGCCTTTGGAGCGCCTGGGTCTTCGATTTCATTCAGACACCTGCCAATGTGTCCCACCTTGGCTGATGCTTTGGTGGGGCTGCCGGAGCCCTTAGACGCTCCTCCTGGATTACCTCAGGGGCACTTTACACGGCCTGTCTCGCAGCGGGACGCAGAGCGTATTAGACTATTGCTGCCCGGGCAGAGTATGAAACACTTGCCTGTTGACCTTTGGCACGATAGCTTCCGTCGGCGAGCATATCGGCGTGTCAGGGATGGCGTGCCTTCGGAGCGAAGAGGGGGGGCTCCATATGGACTACGTCGCTTGCATATCGATGAACCATCCAAGGCTATTACCAGCGGGGCAATTTCCGAATTTGTACACCCCTTAAAAGACAGATTTCTAACTCTTCGGGAGTGTGCACGAATTCAAACTTTCCCGGATGATTTCGAGTTCTTCGGTACCGTCGCAGAGGCTATTCTTCAAATTGGGAATGCTGTGCCACCTGTTTTGGGCGAGGCAATTGCCCGG from the Chloroflexota bacterium genome contains:
- a CDS encoding glycosyltransferase family 39 protein, which codes for MHTALTAVRAHWPLALTVALFALVATAFSVTTPLFEGPDEPAHFAYVLHLAQGRGLPLLFGPDAAGIETFQPPLYYLIAAPLVSWANPSDLDALLARNPHATNDALALTNRNLFVHTTREAFPYGGMALAVHLVRLLGVLFGAGVLVMTYALARELFPREWALAYGAAAFVAFVPQFGFTSGLVTNDIAATFITTLGLWYTPRLVRRMPAVTWRQFAALGVLLGLAPLTKESGLALWPCTALALAVPALRRRDLRLLLRAGLISGAAALLVSGWWFVVRRLTLGFWFGNPASAGAGELMTLDGFLQQWNEIEISFWGLFGWTNVPLPQPVYDGLRLLVLAGLAGLVVAAVARRRSRAEWIALGALAGWGAVVFIAYVRWLSATFQAHGRLLFPALPALAIIVCAGLAAWWPRRAGALLFAVNAALCGLSLWSALVVVPAAYPSPHWVPESVWAQAPGRAPANLSGQVELLGHELGVSRANGGPLLNVTAYWRATVPLDIDYTVTVQVFDENGQRIGHLDTYPDNGLALTRDWRPGDVLADRYPVEIDTGGRTVNATVVIGMYDLKTGKGLPVVYADGRRTARATLGQITIAP
- a CDS encoding DNA cytosine methyltransferase, translating into MVPALTNTDKLTFVDLFSGAGGLSLGFLHSGFQCICALDSNAAAITTYQHNFKDQFSRVDITEATELPLSDVIVGGPPCQGFSSAGLRRLDDSRSTLVRVFSELIVRHKPKAFVFENVEGFLTAHNGDRVFDLLGPLVDAGYRIHLRKINAANYGIPQHRKRVIAVGGLGWDPTFPEPTHMAFGAPGSSISFRHLPMCPTLADALVGLPEPLDAPPGLPQGHFTRPVSQRDAERIRLLLPGQSMKHLPVDLWHDSFRRRAYRRVRDGVPSERRGGAPYGLRRLHIDEPSKAITSGAISEFVHPLKDRFLTLRECARIQTFPDDFEFFGTVAEAILQIGNAVPPVLGEAIARNLRSDLLKALPATHSNGALLSFVPTASTGMSPVLEKLTARVNKCFQISPANSYLEQRRLWP